The genomic window CTATTGCGAGAATTAACACTAGAAACTTCCCTAAAGGAATCTTTAGGGAAAATTATCTTTGAAAGTGTGCCCTTCGCTCTCGGTGTCGCATTAGCCAACCAGCTTTTGGGAGATACCAGAAATGGCGATCCAGAAGGACAAGCAACCGATCAGGTAAACAGCACAACCAATAACAAAGAAGATGAGATACAGGCCACCTTCGCCGATGTGGGTGGAACTCTGATTGGTGCAACTATAATTGCATTTAACATTGCTCCAACAGATGAAATTCCGATGCTAGCAGCCGCAGCCTCGCCACCTTGGCAGTTGGCAATGATCGCCACATCTTTGCTGATTTCTTATGGCATTGTATTTCAGGCAGGCTTTTCTAACCAGCAAAAGCGTAAACAGCAAAAGGGAATTTTCCAACGACCATCGAGCGAAACCATCATGTCTTACCTAGTGTCACTGCTAGCAGGCGCTTTCATGCTGTGGTTCTTTCAAAAGTTAACTTTTAACGACCCTTGGACAATGTGGTTAGATCACACATTGATGCTGGGATTACCTGCAACTATTGGCGGTGCAGCCGGGAGGTTAGCAATATGACTAAAACAGAACAGGAACCACGCTCTATTGCAGAGTGGGTAACATTCAGCGTTGCTTCACTTATCCTAGCAATCATTGTGAGCCTGGTTGGCTACACTTGGCTGAACGAAAAGAATCAACCTCCCATCCTTTCTGTTACCAAAGAAACAATTCGGGAAATTGGTGGCCAATTTTATGTTCCCTTTGAAGTTGTGAACACCGGAGGAGATACAGCTGAGTCAGTTCAGATTATGGCTGAGTTACTGATTGACGGCAAAGTTACAGAAACAGGAGAGCAACAGATCGACTTTTTATCTAATGGTGAAAGGGAAGAAGGTGCATTTGTGTTCAGCCAGAACCCGCGCCAAGGTCAGTTAAACCTGCGTATTGGTAGCTATAAATTGCCCTAGTGAAGATTTAAAACCGCAGATAAACGCGGACTAACACAACTGATTCTAGGGTGGGCATCTCCCCCGCCCTTAATTAAAGACTGGCAAAATAGCCACCCGATCTAGATTGGATAATTTATTTCTTGGATAATCCTTAAGCTTTAACCTTAGCTTTTGACCAAACACCATTTTCATCTTCATCATATTGCTGATGAACAGACTCCCAAGCAGCTTGTTCAGCTGTGAACTCGTCATTTTTCTCATTGAAGACAGTGTTATAACGCTCAATGAATGTACTCTGAGCTTGATCAGAAAGATGAGCGCGAACCTCAGGAGACAAGTCTTCTGGGCTGTTGCATTGTCCAGGACAAGGGCGAGCAAAGGTTTTTTCAATTGTGTGAACTTCTTCAGCACCAGCACTTTCGAGCAGCAATTGAAATTCGCCGGCGCGATCGCTCCCAACTTCTGCCATCACTAAGAAGTCGCCAGCTTGTAAGCGAGTTTGGTAGATAGCCGCTTTATCTTCTGGCATCCCTAAAGTAGTTAGAACCGATACTAGACCAGCCCCGGCACTACCTGCGATCGCTCCACTAGCAGCCCCCAACAGCACTGCACCAATAGGCCCTGCTGCCACGATTGGGCCGACAAAGGGAATAAATAGTACGCCCACACCCGTGAGCAAGCTGAGAAAGGAACCAAACAAGGAACCAAAAACTGCCCCTGTTCTCAAACCTCCCAGAATCACATCCTTTTTTGTAATAAAGCCAGCAATTCTAGTTTCTGACTGGAAGTTTCTGCCCATGACCGAAAT from Nostoc sp. UHCC 0926 includes these protein-coding regions:
- a CDS encoding TIGR02588 family protein; translated protein: MTKTEQEPRSIAEWVTFSVASLILAIIVSLVGYTWLNEKNQPPILSVTKETIREIGGQFYVPFEVVNTGGDTAESVQIMAELLIDGKVTETGEQQIDFLSNGEREEGAFVFSQNPRQGQLNLRIGSYKLP
- a CDS encoding TIGR02587 family membrane protein — its product is MATKRQKNVWMSAINDIIRGACGGFLFGIPLLYTMEVWWIGSLAKPQLMMMAIALMFIVVYLLNQTEGFRKRRYSWLDHQAAMDTVEAIAIGLACSAFVLLLLRELTLETSLKESLGKIIFESVPFALGVALANQLLGDTRNGDPEGQATDQVNSTTNNKEDEIQATFADVGGTLIGATIIAFNIAPTDEIPMLAAAASPPWQLAMIATSLLISYGIVFQAGFSNQQKRKQQKGIFQRPSSETIMSYLVSLLAGAFMLWFFQKLTFNDPWTMWLDHTLMLGLPATIGGAAGRLAI
- a CDS encoding ChaB family protein; this encodes MPEVYKAERTISAVFKEQKQIDDVIRRLLDRGVPRDHISVMGRNFQSETRIAGFITKKDVILGGLRTGAVFGSLFGSFLSLLTGVGVLFIPFVGPIVAAGPIGAVLLGAASGAIAGSAGAGLVSVLTTLGMPEDKAAIYQTRLQAGDFLVMAEVGSDRAGEFQLLLESAGAEEVHTIEKTFARPCPGQCNSPEDLSPEVRAHLSDQAQSTFIERYNTVFNEKNDEFTAEQAAWESVHQQYDEDENGVWSKAKVKA